One Cryptomeria japonica chromosome 9, Sugi_1.0, whole genome shotgun sequence genomic window carries:
- the LOC131074502 gene encoding TMV resistance protein N isoform X1 has protein sequence MASTSNTGRQPDDEHTNASQEIASSPSISSTLFSSCFNWLSFFLSLCSTQSHSSPDTSSSTPLLTNAFQEIVSTSATSSMSGKKVPYDVFINHRGPDVKHTLAATLYHTLSVMGLRVFLDSQELQLGEYLPKEIEEAMHSASLHIAILSKTYAQSPWCLAELSYMLKTGTQIIPIFYHLQPGQVRHGKGMYADAFSQHIKKGRYSSEKIQEWKKAVEDVCSIVGEIIDNNDDCGRVVKNIVSRVLKVIQNVPFVVAKHPVGLDEAVIDFERTTLESPESESIVQIVGIWGMGGSGKTTLAKQLYNKKYTTMEKSSFLLDIRDADSKSVLHQKQQKLLGDLGLQGVSVDNIEEGKGILASRLRSVRVLIVLDDVDNVDQMDALVPEKDSLGRGSLIVVTTRKLEVLQRWGISSIYKMKALDPPYAKKLFCWHAFLKPCPDDGFENLVEEFIEACNGLPLSLKVFGAQLYGISNKDYWKNQLQKIVRILPDNIKNRLKISYDALDYEEKEAFLDAACFCIGQKKTSVIAAWDGSIGSGLCSWESLLNKCLIELVNDEYIRMHDHLRDLGREIANHQSPYRLWSSQQIINVHNDVQGIAIRAIMVTRDESTSEVEQFPQCSERGELKVNTSRGFRSLAPSSLGLKILQVSGNYYNQVIGDLSRELVWLRWFSIEQRNLHSLNSMKNLRVLELYQKRDGKNHLEELWETDSNAPVQLRELLISDCSEFQRFPESIGCLRHLKKIVVSGGSKVSNLPDEFCLLQSLEHLELERCRELSSLPCSFGDLRNLRHLRLSDCVELRKLPVSFKKLALLQHLNLQKCSNLILDSDILENMTHLEHLSFSGCRELEELPRHITNQASLTLLNLNDTGKLRDIPVNIGQLSKLQQMRIGSELLTSLPTSIGDLSSLTNLQIVMCPNLECLPDSLGRLNLLEWLYIKNSGVKSLPKSAGQLINLQTLSISNCSISELDLVNSSLHNLKIINLDAIEVCKVSISEDCCPGLESLHLSNNNRLTEIDVLPTAVKTVYLVRCKMLRNIKGIEGLVNIQSLSIIGCPELDALPSFAQSTFLQQFELKGCYGVKKIHGLEHCRALERLTVDTRWKEAGIGSLERMVRLRHVDLRAISRPGVEGCIQSMKNLQKFPDETFICTRAVPDAASLVNSFDFVGLSVVDSFAKQEIKSGASLKCPSSACCLLLCFVVNCESPNTSLNLFHNNLSIWDVPMEEGKWVWTGVITQHSRIHNRIPLHGQSRVEFYSLAEAEKGLVVRGEEERVVEAFNRLWVLLSD, from the exons ATGGCGTCTACCTCTAACACTGGGCGTCAACCAGATGATGAGCACACAAATGCATCTCAAGAAATTGCTTCATCCCCATCTATTTCTTCTACCCTGTTTTCATCCTGTTTCAATtggctctctttctttctttctctctgtTCAACTCAATCCCATTCCTCGCCAGATACATCTTCCTCTACTCCTCTGCTTACCAATGCATTTCAAGAGATAGTATCTACCTCTGCTACTTCCTCAATGTCGGGGAAAAAGGTGCCCTACGATGTGTTTATCAACCATCGTGGCCCTGATGTCAAACACACGCTAGCAGCCACTCTCTATCATACCCTCTCTGTCATGGGGTTGAGGGTTTTTCTTGATTCCCAAGAGCTTCAATTGGGGGAATATTTGCCTAAAGAAATTGAAGAAGCAATGCACAGTGCTTCGCTCCATATAGCTATACTTTCCAAGACCTATGCACAATCCCCCTGGTGTTTAGCAGAGCTTTCATATATGCTTAAAACTGGCACCCAAATTATTCCTATTTTCTACCATCTTCAGCCTGGTCAAGTCCGACATGGAAAAGGAATGTATGCTGATGCGTTCTCCCAGCACATAAAGAAGGGTAGATACAGCTCAGAAAAGATCCAGGAGTGGAAGAAAGCTGTCGAAGATGTTTGCAGCATTGTCGGCGAGATCATTGATAACAATGA TGACTGTGGGAGGGTGGTCAAGAATATTGTCAGTCGTGTTTTGAAAGTAATACAAAATGTGCCGTTTGTGGTTGCCAAACACCCAGTTGGTCTAGATGAAGCTGTCATAGACTTTGAAAGAACAACACTTGAGTCTCCAGAGAGTGAAAGCATTGTGCAAATAGTGGGAATTTGGGGCATGGGTGGTTCTGGCAAAACCACTCTTGCTAAGCAGTTATATAATAAGAAATACACAACTATGGAAAAGTCTAGTTTTCTGTTAGATATTAGAGATGCTGATTCCAAAAGTGTATTACATCAGAAACAGCAAAAACTCTTAGGAGATCTTGGTCTTCAGGGTGTATCAGTTGACAATATAGAAGAAGGGAAGGGCATCCTTGCCTCTCGTTTGAGATCTGTTCGAGTGCTCATTGTTTTGGATGATGTGGATAATGTAGATCAGATGGATGCTCTAGTGCCTGAGAAGGATAGTCTTGGACGGGGTAGTTTGATTGTAGTGACTACAAGAAAGCTTGAAGTACTCCAACGTTGGGGTATCTCGTCCATTTATAAAATGAAAGCACTAGATCCACCTTATGCCAAGAAGCTTTTTTGTTGGCATGCTTTCTTAAAACCATGTCCAGATGATGGATTTGAGAATCTTGTTGAAGAATTCATCGAGGCTTGCAATGGCTTACCACTATCTCTTAAAGTATTTGGAGCACAATTATATGGCATATCCAATAAAGATTATTGGAAGAATCAATTACAAAAGATTGTTAGGATACTGCCTGATAATATAAAAAATAGACTAAAAATAAGTTATGATGCCCTAGATTATGAAGAGAAAGAAGCATTTTTAGATGCAGCTTGTTTTTGTATTGGTCAAAAGAAAACTTCAGTCATTGCAGCTTGGGATGGATCAATTGGGAGTGGACTGTGCAGTTGGGAAAGTCTCTTGAATAAGTGCCTTATTGAACTTGTGAATGATGAGTACATAAGAATGCACGATCATTTACGAGACTTGGGAAGAGAAATTGCAAATCATCAGTCACCTTACCGTCTTTGGTCTTCTCAACAGATTATTAATGTTCACAATGATGTGCAG ggAATTGCCATTCGAGCAATCATGGTTACAAGAGATGAATCAACAAGCGAGGTTGAGCAGTTTCCTCAATGTTCCGAGCGTGGAGAGCTCAAAGTTAACACAAGCAGAGGATTTCGTAGCCTGGCGCCATCTTCTCTTGGATTAAAAATTCTTCAAGTGAGTGGAAATTATTATAATCAAGTGATTGGTGATCTATCAAGAGAGCTGGTATGGCTTCGTTGGTTTAGCATTGAGCAGAGAAATCTTCACTCATTGAATTCAATGAAAAATTTGAGGGTTTTAGAACTCTACCAAAAGAGGGATGGGAAAAATCACTTAGAAGAACTGTGGGAGACTGACAGCAAT GCTCCAGTGCAACTGAGAGAGTTGCTAATTTCTGACTGCTCTGAATTCCAAAGATTTCCAGAGTCAATAGGATGTCTCAGGCATTTGAAAAAGATAGTCGTGAGTGGTGGGAGCAAGGTGAGCAATCTGCCGGATGAATTTTGTCTTCTTCAATCGCTGGAGCACCTGGAGCTAGAAAGGTGTCGGGAGCTGTCATCGCTACCCTGCAGTTTTGGCGATTTGAGAAATCTGAGGCACCTTCGTTTGTCTGATTGCGTGGAATTGAGGAAGTTGCCAGTCTCTTTCAAGAAGCTCGCACTCCTGCAACACCTCAACTTACAAAAATGTTCTAACCTCATCTTAGATTCAGACATTTTGGAAAACATGACACACTTGGAGCATCTGAGCTTCTCTGGTTGCAGGGAATTGGAAGAGTTGCCTCGTCACATCACAAATCAGGCCTCATTGACACTGTTAAATTTAAATGATACAGGGAAGTTGAGGGACATACCAGTGAACATCGGCCAACTGAGCAAGTTGCAACAGATGAGGATCGGAAGTGAGTTGTTGACAAGCCTGCCAACATCTATTGGAGATTTATCTTCCTTGACTAATCTTCAAATTGTAATGTGTCCCAACCTGGAATGTCTACCCGACTCTCTAGGTCGTCTTAATCTCCTAGAGTGGTTATATATAAAGAATTCAGGAGTAAAATCCTTACCAAAATCAGCTGGGCAACTAATTAATCTCCAAACACTATCTATATCGAATTGCTCAATCAGTGAATTAGATCTTGTAAATTCTTCGTTGCACAATCTTAAGATCATAAATCTGGATGCAATTGAAGTGTGCAAGGTTTCCATCTCCGAAGACTGTTGTCCGGGCCTTGAATCTCTTCATCTTAGTAACAATAACCGTCTAACAGAGATAGATGTCCTTCCAACTGCAGTCAAGACGGTGTATTTGGTACGGTGTAAAATGTTGAGGAACATAAAGGGTATTGAAGGTCTGGTAAACATTCAATCGCTGTCGATAATTGGGTGCCCTGAGTTGGATGCGCTTCCCAGTTTTGCACAATCAACTTTTCTTCAACAGTTTGAACTGAAAGGGTGCTATGGAGTGAAGAAAATCCATGGTCTGGAACATTGCAGAGCATTGGAGAGGCTGACAGTGGATACGAGATGGAAGGAGGCGGGTATAGGAAGTTTGGAGCGCATGGTAAGATTGAGACACGTGGATCTCAGAGCAATCAGCAGACCAGGCGTTGAAGGTTGCATTCAAAGCATGAAG aatttgcagaaatTTCCCGACGAAACATTCATATGCACGCGGGCGGTTCCTGATGCGGCCTCACTTGTAAACTCCTTTGACTTTGTGGGTCTCTCCGTGGTTGACTCCTTCGCTAAACAGGAAATCAAGTCAGGAGCATCCCTCAAATGCCCATCCTCTGCGTGCTGCCTTCTTTTATGTTTTGTTGTGAATTGTGAATCTCCAAATACTTCATTGAATTTATTTCACAAtaatttatctatttgggatgttccTATGGAGGAGGGTAAATGGGTATGGACAGGTGTCATCACACAACATTCCAGGATCCACAATCGCATTCCACTTCACGGACAATCAAGGGTAGAGTTCTATTCACTAGCAGAAGCGGAGAAGGGATTGGTTGTGAGGGGAGAAGAGGAGAGAGTTGTGGAGGCTTTCAATCGTTTATGGGTGCTCTTATCAGATTAA
- the LOC131074502 gene encoding TMV resistance protein N isoform X2: MASTSNTGRQPDDEHTNASQEIASSPSISSTLFSSCFNWLSFFLSLCSTQSHSSPDTSSSTPLLTNAFQEIVSTSATSSMSGKKVPYDVFINHRGPDVKHTLAATLYHTLSVMGLRVFLDSQELQLGEYLPKEIEEAMHSASLHIAILSKTYAQSPWCLAELSYMLKTGTQIIPIFYHLQPGQVRHGKGMYADAFSQHIKKGRYSSEKIQEWKKAVEDVCSIVGEIIDNNDDCGRVVKNIVSRVLKVIQNVPFVVAKHPVGLDEAVIDFERTTLESPESESIVQIVGIWGMGGSGKTTLAKQLYNKKYTTMEKSSFLLDIRDADSKSVLHQKQQKLLGDLGLQGVSVDNIEEGKGILASRLRSVRVLIVLDDVDNVDQMDALVPEKDSLGRGSLIVVTTRKLEVLQRWGISSIYKMKALDPPYAKKLFCWHAFLKPCPDDGFENLVEEFIEACNGLPLSLKVFGAQLYGISNKDYWKNQLQKIVRILPDNIKNRLKISYDALDYEEKEAFLDAACFCIGQKKTSVIAAWDGSIGSGLCSWESLLNKCLIELVNDEYIRMHDHLRDLGREIANHQSPYRLWSSQQIINVHNDVQGIAIRAIMVTRDESTSEVEQFPQCSERGELKVNTSRGFRSLAPSSLGLKILQVSGNYYNQVIGDLSRELVWLRWFSIEQRNLHSLNSMKNLRVLELYQKRDGKNHLEELWETDSNAPVQLRELLISDCSEFQRFPESIGCLRHLKKIVVSGGSKVSNLPDEFCLLQSLEHLELERCRELSSLPCSFGDLRNLRHLRLSDCVELRKLPVSFKKLALLQHLNLQKCSNLILDSDILENMTHLEHLSFSGCRELEELPRHITNQASLTLLNLNDTGKLRDIPVNIGQLSKLQQMRIGSELLTSLPTSIGDLSSLTNLQIVMCPNLECLPDSLGRLNLLEWLYIKNSGVKSLPKSAGQLINLQTLSISNCSISELDLVNSSLHNLKIINLDAIEVCKVSISEDCCPGLESLHLSNNNRLTEIDVLPTAVKTVYLVRCKMLRNIKGIEGLVNIQSLSIIGCPELDALPSFAQSTFLQQFELKGCYGVKKIHGLEHCRALERLTVDTRWKEAGIGSLERMVRLRHVDLRAISRPGVEGCIQSMKKFPDETFICTRAVPDAASLVNSFDFVGLSVVDSFAKQEIKSGASLKCPSSACCLLLCFVVNCESPNTSLNLFHNNLSIWDVPMEEGKWVWTGVITQHSRIHNRIPLHGQSRVEFYSLAEAEKGLVVRGEEERVVEAFNRLWVLLSD, encoded by the exons ATGGCGTCTACCTCTAACACTGGGCGTCAACCAGATGATGAGCACACAAATGCATCTCAAGAAATTGCTTCATCCCCATCTATTTCTTCTACCCTGTTTTCATCCTGTTTCAATtggctctctttctttctttctctctgtTCAACTCAATCCCATTCCTCGCCAGATACATCTTCCTCTACTCCTCTGCTTACCAATGCATTTCAAGAGATAGTATCTACCTCTGCTACTTCCTCAATGTCGGGGAAAAAGGTGCCCTACGATGTGTTTATCAACCATCGTGGCCCTGATGTCAAACACACGCTAGCAGCCACTCTCTATCATACCCTCTCTGTCATGGGGTTGAGGGTTTTTCTTGATTCCCAAGAGCTTCAATTGGGGGAATATTTGCCTAAAGAAATTGAAGAAGCAATGCACAGTGCTTCGCTCCATATAGCTATACTTTCCAAGACCTATGCACAATCCCCCTGGTGTTTAGCAGAGCTTTCATATATGCTTAAAACTGGCACCCAAATTATTCCTATTTTCTACCATCTTCAGCCTGGTCAAGTCCGACATGGAAAAGGAATGTATGCTGATGCGTTCTCCCAGCACATAAAGAAGGGTAGATACAGCTCAGAAAAGATCCAGGAGTGGAAGAAAGCTGTCGAAGATGTTTGCAGCATTGTCGGCGAGATCATTGATAACAATGA TGACTGTGGGAGGGTGGTCAAGAATATTGTCAGTCGTGTTTTGAAAGTAATACAAAATGTGCCGTTTGTGGTTGCCAAACACCCAGTTGGTCTAGATGAAGCTGTCATAGACTTTGAAAGAACAACACTTGAGTCTCCAGAGAGTGAAAGCATTGTGCAAATAGTGGGAATTTGGGGCATGGGTGGTTCTGGCAAAACCACTCTTGCTAAGCAGTTATATAATAAGAAATACACAACTATGGAAAAGTCTAGTTTTCTGTTAGATATTAGAGATGCTGATTCCAAAAGTGTATTACATCAGAAACAGCAAAAACTCTTAGGAGATCTTGGTCTTCAGGGTGTATCAGTTGACAATATAGAAGAAGGGAAGGGCATCCTTGCCTCTCGTTTGAGATCTGTTCGAGTGCTCATTGTTTTGGATGATGTGGATAATGTAGATCAGATGGATGCTCTAGTGCCTGAGAAGGATAGTCTTGGACGGGGTAGTTTGATTGTAGTGACTACAAGAAAGCTTGAAGTACTCCAACGTTGGGGTATCTCGTCCATTTATAAAATGAAAGCACTAGATCCACCTTATGCCAAGAAGCTTTTTTGTTGGCATGCTTTCTTAAAACCATGTCCAGATGATGGATTTGAGAATCTTGTTGAAGAATTCATCGAGGCTTGCAATGGCTTACCACTATCTCTTAAAGTATTTGGAGCACAATTATATGGCATATCCAATAAAGATTATTGGAAGAATCAATTACAAAAGATTGTTAGGATACTGCCTGATAATATAAAAAATAGACTAAAAATAAGTTATGATGCCCTAGATTATGAAGAGAAAGAAGCATTTTTAGATGCAGCTTGTTTTTGTATTGGTCAAAAGAAAACTTCAGTCATTGCAGCTTGGGATGGATCAATTGGGAGTGGACTGTGCAGTTGGGAAAGTCTCTTGAATAAGTGCCTTATTGAACTTGTGAATGATGAGTACATAAGAATGCACGATCATTTACGAGACTTGGGAAGAGAAATTGCAAATCATCAGTCACCTTACCGTCTTTGGTCTTCTCAACAGATTATTAATGTTCACAATGATGTGCAG ggAATTGCCATTCGAGCAATCATGGTTACAAGAGATGAATCAACAAGCGAGGTTGAGCAGTTTCCTCAATGTTCCGAGCGTGGAGAGCTCAAAGTTAACACAAGCAGAGGATTTCGTAGCCTGGCGCCATCTTCTCTTGGATTAAAAATTCTTCAAGTGAGTGGAAATTATTATAATCAAGTGATTGGTGATCTATCAAGAGAGCTGGTATGGCTTCGTTGGTTTAGCATTGAGCAGAGAAATCTTCACTCATTGAATTCAATGAAAAATTTGAGGGTTTTAGAACTCTACCAAAAGAGGGATGGGAAAAATCACTTAGAAGAACTGTGGGAGACTGACAGCAAT GCTCCAGTGCAACTGAGAGAGTTGCTAATTTCTGACTGCTCTGAATTCCAAAGATTTCCAGAGTCAATAGGATGTCTCAGGCATTTGAAAAAGATAGTCGTGAGTGGTGGGAGCAAGGTGAGCAATCTGCCGGATGAATTTTGTCTTCTTCAATCGCTGGAGCACCTGGAGCTAGAAAGGTGTCGGGAGCTGTCATCGCTACCCTGCAGTTTTGGCGATTTGAGAAATCTGAGGCACCTTCGTTTGTCTGATTGCGTGGAATTGAGGAAGTTGCCAGTCTCTTTCAAGAAGCTCGCACTCCTGCAACACCTCAACTTACAAAAATGTTCTAACCTCATCTTAGATTCAGACATTTTGGAAAACATGACACACTTGGAGCATCTGAGCTTCTCTGGTTGCAGGGAATTGGAAGAGTTGCCTCGTCACATCACAAATCAGGCCTCATTGACACTGTTAAATTTAAATGATACAGGGAAGTTGAGGGACATACCAGTGAACATCGGCCAACTGAGCAAGTTGCAACAGATGAGGATCGGAAGTGAGTTGTTGACAAGCCTGCCAACATCTATTGGAGATTTATCTTCCTTGACTAATCTTCAAATTGTAATGTGTCCCAACCTGGAATGTCTACCCGACTCTCTAGGTCGTCTTAATCTCCTAGAGTGGTTATATATAAAGAATTCAGGAGTAAAATCCTTACCAAAATCAGCTGGGCAACTAATTAATCTCCAAACACTATCTATATCGAATTGCTCAATCAGTGAATTAGATCTTGTAAATTCTTCGTTGCACAATCTTAAGATCATAAATCTGGATGCAATTGAAGTGTGCAAGGTTTCCATCTCCGAAGACTGTTGTCCGGGCCTTGAATCTCTTCATCTTAGTAACAATAACCGTCTAACAGAGATAGATGTCCTTCCAACTGCAGTCAAGACGGTGTATTTGGTACGGTGTAAAATGTTGAGGAACATAAAGGGTATTGAAGGTCTGGTAAACATTCAATCGCTGTCGATAATTGGGTGCCCTGAGTTGGATGCGCTTCCCAGTTTTGCACAATCAACTTTTCTTCAACAGTTTGAACTGAAAGGGTGCTATGGAGTGAAGAAAATCCATGGTCTGGAACATTGCAGAGCATTGGAGAGGCTGACAGTGGATACGAGATGGAAGGAGGCGGGTATAGGAAGTTTGGAGCGCATGGTAAGATTGAGACACGTGGATCTCAGAGCAATCAGCAGACCAGGCGTTGAAGGTTGCATTCAAAGCATGAAG aaatTTCCCGACGAAACATTCATATGCACGCGGGCGGTTCCTGATGCGGCCTCACTTGTAAACTCCTTTGACTTTGTGGGTCTCTCCGTGGTTGACTCCTTCGCTAAACAGGAAATCAAGTCAGGAGCATCCCTCAAATGCCCATCCTCTGCGTGCTGCCTTCTTTTATGTTTTGTTGTGAATTGTGAATCTCCAAATACTTCATTGAATTTATTTCACAAtaatttatctatttgggatgttccTATGGAGGAGGGTAAATGGGTATGGACAGGTGTCATCACACAACATTCCAGGATCCACAATCGCATTCCACTTCACGGACAATCAAGGGTAGAGTTCTATTCACTAGCAGAAGCGGAGAAGGGATTGGTTGTGAGGGGAGAAGAGGAGAGAGTTGTGGAGGCTTTCAATCGTTTATGGGTGCTCTTATCAGATTAA